In Amphiura filiformis chromosome 1, Afil_fr2py, whole genome shotgun sequence, the following are encoded in one genomic region:
- the LOC140145728 gene encoding adhesion G-protein coupled receptor G7-like, with protein sequence MRSRCVDGTCALFVWIITLTVSRSQPAVDPIEDVSPTVVAEMKDYLLKYGYGETDTNEQLRDAVIKLQKFMNLPPTGFINNATLTRLSWVRCKVKDPADRVQIGTKVPPYLHYRDESHWDDVSIYYNILTESSDEVLAAVERAVLGWVNTTPLSFRYNGDPSLMKIHIQIVSKPSDIQAIFGIDSNEFGQAFPPPDGTIRLNGGLGFSVTPEPSGIPLESVVMHEIGHALGLEHVPGPGSIMNPYYEIFYKYSQPQENDVAGIKYLYVTCPENETIVGDLKLTWPAAMKDSIAKSVEVCPSYSINAGKPLAFRYCRKIDERSAEWDSPTNYTSCLDGDPNGQAANLSKVVVNETNVVEIAGALVEVTNHTADVTPQGLDAVADTLSNIAAVKYPSKEVTSSVVATVNNILYVDSMYFDKTPHDDSPSRIIKSLETQVETLQLKGGNFSETWENIAVKAFNYPIDSLMSPLVFAKLMPSANESYAGLNERNTEVYYDPDEVPENDTETSIRLPIEIINRYRAERTSNLSSPESLTIPITFTIFGRHRIFVPFESDGYIPIPKVKENQEPSNGEDKTTTTSNGEDKTTTTHKCAARQPASVEGDIQGHVISAHVAGERVFELEEPVIMTFTSDSPDDLLEENEHLHCVYWNFDAGDWLTHACSLQEVKPNGQIVCACSHLTNFAVVLSPYDDAFSHVVFDIFNIVAVCLSIIGLLVTLIMYILIPKLNQQPSIQVHMNFMVSLLCLYIVFIIGIDMTHLPNGCLCVAILIHYFSLSTVFLMGAEAVTMYFLFVSVIGQQGGIKQIPYYVLKAAVVAWGVPLVVVIITVASSYCQYYNEDYCFLPTGNPLYFGEILPIGLILIANLIIFSLVTYRITRKRKFKQKANNNSKKKQKEMVRQFYRVLSLFTVLGLAWIFGILSSLYYARAVFQVLFSLTTALQGVFIFLLFCVRHHDVLETWKRWIRRAKGKPARDLERSGRGRSEIATTPRSPTSPVSTTVSPIALYPARSYASESS encoded by the exons atgagAAGTCGTTGTGTTGATGGAACCTGCGCGTTGTTCGTATGGATAATAACATTGACAGTTTCACGATCACAGCCAGCAGTGGACCCGATAGAAGATGTATCTCCGACAGTAGTGGCTGAAATGAAG GACTACCTTCTTAAATACGGCTATGGTGAGACGGACACCAACGAACAACTACGGGATGCTGTCATTAAACTGCAGAAGTTCATGAATCTCCCACCAACCGGATTCATAAACAATGCAACTTTAACACGGTTGTCATGGGTGAGATGCAAGGTGAAAGATCCAGCCGATAGGGTTCAAATTGGTACCAAAGTTCCACCGTATCTACATTACAGGGATGAAAGTCACTGGGATGATGTGTCGATATACTACAA TATCTTGACAGAAAGCTCTGATGAAGTCCTCGCTGCAGTAGAACGTGCTGTATTAGGGTGGGTGAACACCACCCCTCTCAGTTTTCGTTATAATGGCGATCCATCATTGATGAAGATACACATTCAGATAGTGTCAAAACCAAGTGATATCCAGGCAATATTTGGAATCGACAGTAATGAATTTGGCCAAGCATTCCCGCCACCAGATGGAACAATTAGATTGAATGGAGGCCTGGGGTTTTCAGTAACACCTGAACCATCCG GGATCCCATTGGAGAGTGTAGTAATGCATGAGATCGGACACGCACTGGGCTTAGAACACGTACCAGGACCAGGTTCTATTATGAATCCATACtatgaaatattttataaatacaGTCAGCCACAGGAAAATGATGTAGCAGGAATCAAATATCTCTACG TTACGTGTCCCGAAAATGAGACAATAGTTGGTGATTTGAAGCTGACCTGGCCCGCTGCTATGAAAGACAGTATAGCCAAATCAGTGGAGGTTTGTCCGTCATATTCCATCAATG CGGGCAAACCTTTAGCTTTCCGCTACTGCCGTAAGATAGATGAACGGTCTGCAGAATGGGATAGTCCAACCAATTATACTTCTTGCTTGGATGGTGATCCAAATGGCCAGGCAGCCAACTTATCCAAA GTTGTTGTAAACGAGACAAATGTTGTAGAAATTGCCGGGGCTTTGGTTGAGGTGACCAATCATACAGCCGATGTTACGCCACAGGGTCTGGATGCTGTTGCTGATACCTTATCAAATATAGCGGCCGTAAAATATCCTTCTAAAGAG GTGACATCCTCAGTTGTAGCCACAGTCAACAACATACTATATGTTGATAGCATGTATTTTGACAAGACACCACACGACGACTCTCCGTCAAGAATAATCAAATCTCTAGAAACACAAGTAGAAACACTGCAACTCAAAGGTGGAAATTTTTCTGAAACATGGGAGAATATCGCGGTGAAAGCCTTCAACTACCCTATTGATTCGCTGATGTCTCCTCTGGTATTTGCAAAGTTGATGCCGTCTGCCAATGAATCATATGCGGGACTCAATGAAAGGAATACAGAGGTTTATTATGACCCGGACGAAGTTCCTGAGAACGATACCGAAACGTCAATAAGACTACCAATTGAGATTATCAATCGTTATCGTGCGGAACGGACATCAA ATTTGTCATCACCTGAAAGCTTAACAATACCAATAACATTCACAATATTCGGGAGACATAGAATTTTCGTTCCTTTTGAATCTGATGGATATATTCCTATTCCAAAGGTAAAAGAAAATCAAGAGCCAAGCAATGGAGAGGACAAGACAACAACAACGAGCAATGGAGAGGACAAGACAACAACAACGCACAAATGTGCAGCTAGACAGCCAGCATCTGTTGAAGGAGATATTCAAGGTCACGTGATTTCAGCGCATGTTGCCGGGGAAAGAGTTTTTGAATTAGAAGAACCTGTTATAATGACGTTTACGAGTGAT tCCCCAGATGATCTTTTGGAAGAAAATGAGCATCTCCACTGTGTTTATTGGAATTTCGATGCCGGTGATTGGTTGACCCATGCTTGCTCATTGCAAGAAGTAAAACCAAACGGACAAATCGTCTGCGCATGCTCACATCTAACTAATTTTGCAGTTGTGCTA TCGCCATATGACGATGCGTTTTCGCATGTGGTATTCGATATATTCAACATCGTTGCTGTTTGCCTCTCCATAATAGGATTGCTGGTTACTCTGATTATGTATATACTTATTCC AAAACTTAACCAACAGCCTTCCATTCAAGTTCATATGAATTTCATGGTATCTCTACTGTGCCTCTACATTGTCTTTATAATTGGAATTGACATGACACACTTACCAAATGGTTGTTTATGCGTCGCCATCTTGATTCACTATTTCTCCTTATCGACGGTGTTTCTAATGGGAGCGGAAGCTGTTACAATGTACTTCCTGTTCGTCAGTGTCATAGGTCAGCAAGGAGGAATCAAACAAATCCCATACTACGTTTTGAAAGCTGCAGTGGTGGCATGGG GTGTTCCATTAGTTGTGGTGATTATCACTGTAGCATCAAGTTACTGTCAATACTACAATGAGGACTA CTGTTTTTTACCGACTGGAAATCCATTGTACTTCGGTGAAATTTTACCAATCGGGCTCATCCTTATAGCCAACCTTATCATCTTCTCCTTGGTAACGTACCGAATCACACGCAAGCGGAAGTTCAAACAGAAAGCAAATAACAACagcaagaaaaaacaaaaagaaatggtTCGTCAATTTTACCGCGTTTTATCTCTTTTCACCGTGCTTGGTCTTGCATGGATTTTCGGGATCCTTTCCTCGCTATATTACGCCAGGGCTGTCTTTCAAGTATTATTTTCACTGACTACAGCACTTCAGGGTGTCtttatatttttactattttgtgtgCGACATCATGATGTACTTGAAACCTGGAAGCGATGGATTAGACGGGCTAAGGGTAAGCCTGCGCGGGACTTAGAGAGGAGCGGAAGAGGCAGAAGTGAGATAGCCACAACACCCCGTTCACCTACTTCACCTGTATCTACCACTGTGTCACCGATTGCGTTATACCCGGCCCGGTCTTATGCATCTGAAAGTTCTTAA